One segment of Daphnia magna isolate NIES linkage group LG2, ASM2063170v1.1, whole genome shotgun sequence DNA contains the following:
- the LOC123469974 gene encoding uncharacterized protein LOC123469974, whose product MSSEELSSIVHRLFAVGYSLTVCLAIMVSVSSGVVTDYWKDTIDGCILYADVYQPDALTQHNGQHRPQPKIPVKNSSWVMTGSDLSVCNYTTFTPVFFIFIGLMCISYHLRHLFCKHCWRAEESDVKSDFWEMMVRLLVVLSVLMTLLALVVACILTHGHDYTCSGLRSYVTSQGLSPWLGISSMQIHELFERLDCGFFYSALDHGLKIVSEHEDEDEAIGQALRSAAMTSTGSIIDSNSALEVAMATGWFQFFIWLALTVANFWLAIRLKVSMLPESVNLPALPNIFNKE is encoded by the coding sequence ATGTCATCGGAAGAGTTAAGTTCTATTGTGCATCGATTATTTGCGGTGGGCTATTCGTTAACCGTCTGCCTCGCCATCATGGTCAGCGTGAGCTCAGGTGTGGTGACTGATTATTGGAAAGACACCATCGACGGATGCATTCTCTACGCAGACGTTTACCAGCCGGACGCACTGACCCAACACAACGGACAGCATCGTCCACAGCCGAAGATCCCCGTCAAAAATAGCTCTTGGGTCATGACCGGCTCCGACTTGTCCGTCTGCAATTACACCACATTTACGCCCgtttttttcatattcatCGGCCTGATGTGCATCAGCTATCACCTGAGGCATCTCTTTTGCAAGCATTGCTGGAGGGCAGAAGAATCGGACGTCAAATCAGATTTCTGGGAGATGATGGTCCGTCTGTTGGTCGTCTTGTCCGTGTTAATGACGCTGCTGGCCCTGGTCGTTGCTTGCATTCTCACGCACGGCCACGATTACACGTGCAGTGGGTTGCGCAGTTACGTCACCTCGCAAGGCTTGTCGCCCTGGCTGGGCATTTCATCGATGCAGATACACGAACTGTTTGAACGACTCGATTGCGGATTTTTCTACTCGGCGCTGGATCATGGATTGAAGATCGTCAGCGAGCACGAAGACGAGGATGAGGCAATCGGCCAGGCCCTTAGATCAGCGGCCATGACTAGCACCGGTTCTATAATCGACAGCAATTCTGCACTGGAAGTTGCCATGGCCACCGGTTGGTTTCAATTCTTCATTTGGCTCGCATTGACAGTGGCCAACTTTTGGTTAGCCATTCGACTCAAAGTTTCAATGCTACCCGAATCCGTCAACCTGCCCGCACTGCCCAACATCTTCAACAAGGAATAA
- the LOC116917378 gene encoding troponin C produces MDAEEERKHMMLKAFQTFDSDKKGYIESSKVSTILQMMNLNFDKEELTRSLIEHDPKNSGKINFDGFAAIASDILDEEDDEAMQKELRDAFRLYDKEGNGYITTQTLKDILAQIDDKLTSDDLDGMIEEIDIEGTGRIDVEGFVNMMCS; encoded by the exons ATg GACGctgaagaagagagaaaacacA TGATGCTGAAGGCTTTCCAGACGTTCGATTCGGACAAGAAAGGCTACATCGAATCCAGTAAAGTGAGCACAATTCTGCAGATgatgaatttgaatttcgacaaGGAAGAGCTGACCAGGTCCTTGATAGAACACGATCCGAAAA ATTCGGGCAAGATCAATTTCGACGGATTCGCTGCCATTGCTTCCGACATTCTGGATGAAGAGGATGACGAAGCCATGCAAAAGGAACTGAGGGATGCGTTCCGATTGTACGACAAAGAAG GAAACGGCTACATCACAACTCAAACGCTAAAAGACATTCTTGCTCAAATTGACGACAAACTGACGAGTGACGACTTGGATGGAATGATTGAGGAAATTGACATCGAAGGAACGGGCAGAATTGACGTTGAAG GTTTCGTGAACATGATGTGCAGCTAG
- the LOC116917376 gene encoding uncharacterized protein LOC116917376, which yields MNLKTFMALTVLIAALQTGKSSQSQRRSREFEVKSPQSNVAETIDTNYQTLTSKVSSMVTVLNSCERERDMLKKLVNGGKKNNEETTLKLKALINACEQESSKANAIADQSLRKLEEEHKLLFNYMVTSELGTPYPGVAKYTKYIATRFRMQPVTQHQALKPEFGPVMNDVINCRYRTNIPKCMEVATGNDQRPSIFIAIISAAENSRKRNAIRNTWRQHLRTVRDKRGFYFIHFGFFLGIPNDMAAQKLIEDETNTHKDIIQIDMQDSYRNLTLKVAGVLNWINGNCKAANFVFKVDDDIYVNVHNLAYFVELNRQERNIFGRIPRDRYDNNWGPMRDGQHGISLDAWPWTTYPDYIQGSAYLIHGDLILPLLAAFQTTPMIPFEDVFLTGIAAEKAGIKKRFSQDQPSILANYAVDDVCDAHNFIAWVGQSLPHQEVDNFYRGASVCYVKNSLGMKTKVDYANALPFRFSA from the exons ATGAATCTTAAAACTTTTATGGCACTAACTGTCTTGATAGCAGCGCTGCAGACAGGCAAATCTTCCCAAAGTCAACGGAGAAGTAGGGAATTCGAGGTTAAATCACCTCAATCGAATGTTGCTGAAACAATAGACACCAATTATCAAACACTCACCTCAAAAGTTTCAAGCATGGTTACTGTCCTTAATTCCTGTGAACGAGAGAGGGACATGTTAAAGAAACTTGTAAACGGGGGGAAAAAGAACAACGAAGAAAcaactttaaaattaaaggCACTGATTAACGCTTGCGAACAAGAAAGTAGCAAAGCAAACGCGATCGCCGACCAGTCACTTAGAAAACTCGAAGAAGAACACAAACTATTGTTCAATTACATGGTTACCAGCGAACTGGGTACTCCTTATCCAGGCGTGGCAAAATATACGAAATACATTGCTACGCGTTTTAGGATGCAACCGGTAACACAACATCAAGCGTTGAAACCTGAATTTGGTCCAGTTATGAATGACGTAATCAATTGTCGGTACCGGACCAATATTCCGAAATGCATGGAAGTTGCAACAGGCAATGACCAACGACCAAGTATTTTTATAGCAATAATATCGGCTGCAGAAAATTCAAGGAAACGCAATGCCATTCGCAATACGTGGAGACAGCACTTGAGAACTGTGCGGGATAAGCGTGGGTTCTATTTTATACATTTCGGATTTTTCTTGGGAATTCCGAACGACATGGCGGCGCAAAAATTGATAGAAGACGAGACCAACACTCACAAGGACATTATTCAAATTGATATGCAAGATAGTTATAGAAACCTAACCCTAAAAGTGGCTGGCGTGCTCAACTGGATTAACGGAAACTGCAAAGCCGccaactttgtttttaaagtTGATGACGACATTTACGTCAACGTTCATAATCTAGCTTACTTTGTCGAACTGAACCGACAGGAGAGGAATATATTTGGTAGAATTCCTCGAGATCGTTATGACAACAACTGGGGTCCGATGAGAG ATGGACAACATGGAATCTCACTAGATGCCTGGCCGTGGACAACATATCCTGATTACATTCAAGGGAGTGCCTACCTCATACACGGAGATTTGATTCTTCCATTGCTGGCTGCTTTCCAGACCACACCCATGATACCTTTCGAGGATGTTTTTCTCACGGGTATTGCTGCAGAGAAAGCCGGAATCAAGAAAAGGTTTTCACAGGATCAACCAAG TATTTTGGCAAATTATGCGGTGGACGATGTATGCGACGCGCATAATTTTATCGCATGGGTTGGTCAATCGTTGCCTCATCAGGAAGTCGACAATTTCTACCGCGGAGCATCTGTATGCTATGTGAAAAACTCTCTTGGAATGAAAACTAAAGTCGACTACGCTAACGCACTACCATTCAGATTCTCCGCTTAA
- the LOC116917375 gene encoding F-box only protein 21, which translates to MANILSFSDEVLCCIFASITNLRDLHNIMLTCHRFLTIIKNYNHLWGLEVKVKDMLLSLSSRCFPVGEPSITEVQIFNCDKYPTLSGIENVLQNHIFGDRLKENMTSRFYARKVLKCLRYQRIEKKLQELMDLPESKTSILEGAVLICQWAQAEEANPISLSNVRQKLREISNQVKEILVGKYNIADPPNVTPSTARKVLHCINQVLYDEMGFKVMQSNYTLENVFIDKVLESRTSFPITLCIIYREVALRMGIYCEPVLAITARPDFHSHTFLLKWREYSNLIDAPNGGVMRHHNPATYPEISAENFLLRMVEYMRYIRLQSIRARRREEGHPRTLCRLRRQNELSFSRLACAVSSEQAQKAALYAQLCLDLDMPLEDAIQVLQRVENLRCSRLMENCVTKAKEQQAIMKKKYAQFRLPFVKYAVGLVMAYKGSLNKSPVFCVINSWTNDGKNKTRYNVLFDGGDSSLVPEGTLSLLNTGSNIIDHPNIGMYFKRFDGRRYIPNIELRTMYPEDEAFALSLIP; encoded by the exons ATGGCCaatattctttctttttccgatGAAGTTCTGTGCTGTATATTTGCGTCAATTACGAACTTGCGCGACTTGCATAACATAATGCTAACATGTCATCGATTCCTAACAATTATTAAAAACTATAACCATTTATGGGGGTTGGAAGTAAAAGTGAAGGATATGCTATTAAGTCTATCATCTAGGTGTTTCCCAGTAGGTGAGCCATCTATCACAGAAGTACAAATTTTCAATTGTGATAAATATCCAACACTCAGCGGAATTGAAAATGTGTTACAAAATCATATATTCGGTGATAGATT GAAAGAAAATATGACCTCCAGATTCTA TGCCCGTAAGGTTCTGAAATGTTTAAGGTACCAGAGGATAGAAAAGAAGCTGCAAGAGCTGATGGACTTACCTGAGTCCAAGACATCCATCTTGGAGGGTGCTGTTCTGATTTGTCAGTGGGCACAAGCAGAAGAAGCAAATCCGATTAGTTTATCCAATGTTAGGCAAAAACTAAGGGAAATCAGCAATCAGGTCAAAGAAATTCTTGTGGGCAAGTATAACATTGCAGATCCACCAAATGTCACTCCAAGTACAGCCAGAAAAGTCCTTCATTGCATAAATCAAGTTTTATATGATGAGATGGGATTCAAAGTAATGCAATCGAATTACACATTAGAGAATGTGTTCATTGACAAG GTACTTGAATCAAGAACAAGTTTTCCTATAACACTTTGCATAATTTATCGGGAGGTGGCTCTAAGGATGGGAATTTATTGCGAGCCTGTTCTAGCTATTACCGCTCGGCCTGATTTTCATTCACATACTTTTCTTCTCAAGTGGCGTGAATACTCCAA TTTGATTGATGCCCCAAATGGTGGAGTGATGCGACATCATAACCCGGCTACGTACCCAGAGATTTCAGCTGAGAACTTTTTGCTGCGGATGGTGGAGTACATGCGTTACATCAGGCTGCAAAGTATTAGAGCTAGAAGGAGAGAAGAGGGTCACCCTAGAACGTTGTGTCGTCTTCGGAGACAGAACGAACTGAGCTTTTCTCGATTGGCATGTGCTGTCTCTTCCGAACAAGCCCAGAAGGCCGCTCTTTACGCCCAGCTGTGCTTGGATCTGGACATGCCGCTGGAAGACGCCATTCAAGTTCTTCAGCGG GTTGAAAATCTTCGCTGCTCTCGTCTGATGGAAAATTGTGTCACCAAAGCGAAAGAGCAACAGGCTATCATGAAGAAG AAATATGCCCAATTTCGATTGCCTTTCGTTAAATATGCAGTGGGCCTCGTTATGGCATACAAAGGCAGTTTAAACAAATCCCCCGTATTCTGCGTTATCAACTCGTGGACAAATGacggtaaaaataaaacacgcTATAACGTACTCTTTGACGGCGGTGATTCTTCCCTTGTTCCTGAAG GAACATTAAGTCTACTGAACACCGGATCCAATATAATTGACCACCCGAATATCGggatgtattttaagcgatTTGACGGGCGACGCTACATTCCCAATATTGAATTGAGGACAATGTACCCAGAGGATGAGGCATTTGCGTTATCATTAATTCCATAA
- the LOC116918353 gene encoding uncharacterized protein LOC116918353 translates to MTYPSIPRCNWLSTVQIFFLACISLCSIFSELWSIGFYISSLSGVFSLLESPSVLVRPLPKDVKPERSLVCYKNNLTQYKMMLKSEKMEGNILVVHNLNNNQKSKIIKAAESKFLELEASLTELNEELKLEKQKSTKEQITFIRTLSDLHNFNSNKQRDLEAIIADLRRDLHAEKLRRSKQTNLIQALTLASSHAISRANTLQRKLANIEAKVNKSKAPCLKDQQQPYSKSLEDKELQRIQRICLTNAELQEACGRMKTDLLPTKLQLYNALQDSQLQHKIETPVIGLSKPEGEQNDG, encoded by the exons ATGACG TACCCATCTATTCCAAGATGCAACTGGTTGTCAACTGTCCAGATATTCTTTTTAGCATGCATTTCCCTTTGTTCAATATTTTCCGAACTGTGGTCCATAGGATTTTACATCTCCTCCCTATCTGGAGTCTTCAGCTTATTAGAATCTCCTTCTGTGTTAGTTCGACCTCTACCTAAGGATGTGAAACCCGAGAGGAGTCTTGTCTGTTATAAGAACAATTTAACCCAGTATAAG ATGATGCTTAAGTCAGAAAAAATGGAAGGAAATATCCTAGTTGTTCATAACTTAAATaacaatcaaaaatcaaaaatcataAAAGCTGCTGAGAGCAAGTTCCTGGAATTAGAAGCCTCACTCACAGAATTAAATGAAGAACTCAaacttgaaaaacaaaaatctaccAAAGAACAAATTACATTTATTAGGACCTTGTCAGATCTACATAATTTCAATAGTAATAAACAAAGGGACCTGGAAGCCATCATCGCAGATCTGCGACGAGATTTACACGCTGAGAAACTGCGGAGGTCAAAGCAGACAAACTTGATTCAAGCTCTGACTTTGGCGAGTAGTCATGCCATTAGTCGTGCAAATACTCTACAGCGTAAACTGGCGAATATTGAGGCTAAAGTAAATAAGAGCAAGGCGCCATGCCTAAAAGATCAGCAGCAGCCTTATTCAAAAAGTTTGGAAGATAAGGAACTCCAGAGAATCCAGAGAATTTGTTTGACAAATGCTGAACTACAAGAAGCATGTGGTCGTATGAAAACAGACCTGTTGCCAACCAAATTACAGCTTTATAATGCGCTGCAAGACAGTCAATTGCAGCACAAAATAGAAACCCCTGTTATTGGATTGTCGAAACCCGAAGGGGAACAGAACGATGGATAA